The Fusobacterium necrophorum subsp. necrophorum genome has a window encoding:
- a CDS encoding protein kinase, whose product MKKKFKKESQIYLLKNKDIPVLRFENEKKIDNTKLGDYPSYRFRHIQILYEDLLPKGYTNTTDSSELKHWIEQRKIPKNRKNMEDILHYQLQNQITDPNNPMSYIDVSYGLSLNDSYWIVPEDGKEYLWKDYNLYQNKFSEILSLVAFGEKNISNLSEENRTSPEYTTDGMLAKCWTTIDDTIVLLKKSSEHHKVEAYAEYYMAQIAKMMNFAHISYDIIKYHDSIVSSCSLFTSEEEGFVPMYRCLTKDDCHKKGARLLESISEITGQEFLEDLMIFDSLIYNTDRHLGNLGMMIENSTGKYLRPAPIFDNGNSILSFLPGQNLPQIFKNYTSKFEIDFELLSANLVSERHREGLKKLETFQFQRHPLYNLPEDILVKGEKFIQARAKLLTRQLDKKKREKEIPGVRK is encoded by the coding sequence ATGAAGAAGAAATTTAAGAAAGAATCCCAAATATACCTATTAAAGAATAAAGATATTCCTGTTTTACGTTTTGAAAATGAGAAGAAAATAGATAACACAAAATTAGGAGATTATCCGAGTTATCGGTTTAGACATATTCAAATTTTATATGAAGATTTATTACCAAAAGGGTATACAAATACAACGGATTCCTCAGAATTAAAACATTGGATAGAACAAAGAAAAATTCCAAAAAATAGGAAGAACATGGAAGATATTCTACATTATCAACTCCAAAATCAAATAACAGATCCGAACAATCCTATGAGCTATATTGATGTATCATATGGATTGTCTTTGAATGATTCTTATTGGATTGTTCCGGAAGACGGAAAAGAATATTTATGGAAAGATTATAATTTATATCAAAATAAATTTAGTGAAATTTTATCATTAGTTGCATTTGGAGAAAAAAATATTTCTAATCTTTCTGAAGAAAATAGAACCTCTCCAGAATATACAACAGATGGTATGTTGGCAAAATGCTGGACTACTATTGATGATACTATTGTTCTTTTGAAAAAGTCTTCTGAGCATCATAAAGTAGAAGCCTATGCAGAATACTACATGGCACAAATTGCTAAAATGATGAACTTTGCTCATATTTCTTATGATATTATAAAATATCATGACTCCATTGTATCTTCTTGTTCTTTATTTACCAGTGAAGAGGAAGGCTTTGTTCCTATGTACCGTTGTTTAACAAAAGATGATTGCCATAAAAAAGGGGCAAGGTTATTAGAGAGTATCTCTGAAATTACTGGACAGGAATTTCTGGAAGATCTTATGATATTTGATTCTCTTATTTATAATACAGATCGACATTTAGGAAATTTAGGTATGATGATAGAAAATAGTACTGGAAAATATTTACGACCTGCCCCCATTTTTGATAATGGAAATTCTATTTTATCTTTTCTTCCAGGACAGAATCTTCCACAAATTTTTAAAAACTATACCTCGAAGTTTGAAATAGATTTTGAGCTTCTTTCTGCAAATTTAGTTTCAGAAAGGCATCGAGAAGGATTGAAAAAATTAGAAACTTTTCAATTTCAAAGACATCCTTTGTATAATCTTCCAGAAGATATATTGGTAAAAGGGGAAAAATTTATCCAGGCAAGAGCAAAACTTTTAACAAGACAATTGGATAAAAAAAAGAGAGAGAAAGAAATCCCTGGAGTAAGAAAATAG
- a CDS encoding type II toxin-antitoxin system Phd/YefM family antitoxin — MTNTNATNLRKHLFSYLDSAIDYNDIINVNTKKGNAIIISEAEYNGLLETLYLLSVPDMKEKLQEGLNATVEDCEEFEW; from the coding sequence ATGACAAACACAAATGCAACTAACTTAAGGAAACATTTATTTTCTTATCTAGATTCTGCCATTGATTATAATGATATTATCAATGTAAATACAAAAAAAGGAAATGCAATCATCATCAGCGAAGCAGAATATAACGGTCTATTGGAAACTTTATATTTGTTATCTGTTCCAGATATGAAGGAGAAACTACAAGAAGGGCTAAATGCTACTGTAGAAGACTGTGAGGAATTTGAATGGTAG
- a CDS encoding Txe/YoeB family addiction module toxin — protein MVEEYKIILTKQAIKDKEKIKHPALNNVENLLKLIQKNPFTVPPFYEALVGEFKGLYSRRINKQHRLIYRVLEEEKIIMIVSLWTHYNF, from the coding sequence ATGGTAGAGGAGTATAAAATTATATTAACAAAGCAAGCGATAAAAGATAAAGAAAAAATAAAACATCCTGCTTTAAATAATGTGGAAAATTTATTAAAACTGATTCAAAAAAATCCTTTTACAGTACCACCTTTTTATGAAGCTCTAGTTGGAGAATTTAAAGGATTGTATTCAAGAAGAATCAATAAACAACATAGACTCATTTATAGAGTCTTAGAAGAAGAAAAAATAATTATGATAGTTAGTCTGTGGACACACTACAACTTTTAA
- a CDS encoding HipA domain-containing protein yields MKKEENSIVDFTDIIENNPSFRAYSGANGIKKGILYHGKPYMLKITHRNNDSRYTNSILSEYICSKIFSILGFSVQEVILGKILDNGKEKLCVACKDFKEKGEYLYEFLSIKNSLLKDESSNGSGTELSEILSTIKEQKFINKSEVTKFFWDMFIVDSYLGNFDRHNGNWGFLVNENTKSTRIAPVYDCGSCLYPAATDDDLTLFLNSKEEMNKRIYTFPTSAIRLEDKKINYFDFLSSTDNIHCIDSLKRITSIISAKEIEIENFIESLPISNIRATFYKTILKERKEKILDKALKINKNLEKYKANLIS; encoded by the coding sequence ATGAAAAAGGAAGAGAATAGTATAGTAGATTTTACAGATATTATAGAAAATAATCCTAGTTTTAGAGCCTACTCAGGTGCAAATGGAATAAAAAAAGGAATATTATATCATGGAAAACCATATATGTTAAAAATTACTCATAGGAATAACGATAGTAGATATACAAACAGTATATTATCTGAGTATATTTGTTCAAAAATATTTTCAATATTGGGTTTCTCTGTACAAGAAGTAATTTTAGGGAAGATACTTGATAATGGTAAAGAAAAACTTTGTGTTGCCTGCAAAGATTTTAAAGAGAAAGGAGAATATTTATATGAATTTTTAAGCATAAAAAATTCTCTTTTAAAAGATGAATCTTCGAATGGCAGTGGGACTGAGTTATCAGAAATATTGTCTACTATAAAAGAACAAAAGTTTATAAATAAAAGTGAAGTAACTAAGTTTTTTTGGGATATGTTTATTGTAGATTCTTATTTAGGTAATTTCGATAGACACAATGGAAATTGGGGATTTTTAGTAAACGAAAATACCAAATCAACTAGAATAGCTCCTGTGTATGATTGTGGTTCTTGTTTATATCCAGCTGCAACTGATGATGATTTAACCTTATTTTTAAATTCTAAAGAAGAAATGAATAAAAGAATTTATACTTTTCCTACTTCAGCAATAAGGCTTGAAGATAAAAAAATTAATTATTTTGATTTTTTATCTAGTACTGATAATATTCACTGTATTGATTCTTTAAAAAGGATAACTTCAATAATCAGTGCTAAAGAAATAGAAATAGAAAATTTTATAGAAAGTTTACCTATATCTAATATAAGAGCAACTTTTTATAAAACTATTTTAAAAGAAAGGAAAGAAAAAATTTTAGATAAAGCGCTGAAAATAAATAAAAATTTAGAAAAGTACAAAGCAAATCTAATTAGTTAA